The DNA window ttttatatatttaatttgtattcattttattctgttataaaatatatacatatatatatatatatatatatatatatatatatatatattatttattagatAACCCTTATTTTAAATAGAAGGGccttaattatatatgaacaaaatgacatatatttcttaactattttaaatatatatatatatatatatatacatatatatacatatatttattttcatatttaccaaatataatatataaatgtaagaaaataaatgaaaaaattaaaataacaaaaaaaaaaaaaaaaaattaataaaattaaaaaatcatAATTTGTTCTCCCCCTTTTTGATAtcctccttttttttttttttttaaataaaaacattaaaaaaaaaaaaaaaagagggaTGTATATATTTAGCCCTTATATATGACATAATTCTGTGGAAAGAAGactatacaaataaaatataaaaataaagtataaataatatgttaaaCCTGTGGAAAGGTTTAAACACATATACCAATAAAAGGATTAGAcatcaatatattattacaaatgagatattaataaaaaaaaagcagACAAGAAATAATcacaattttaatatatcattagaAAAAGGATGGGAAAGAAAATTAtgtaagaatataataaattataaggATGTAGTTTTAAAAAAGATGGAGATGAAAATAAGTATGTCATCGATGAATATTAGAAAGTGTAATatgttaaataatataaatatattatataataatctaaacaaatatgtaaatatatatatgaataataaaataaaatgttttaatCATATGAATGGTACACGTCATCATTATAGtagtaaaaaattaaatattatagatCCTGAAAAAATTAGGAATGTTGCTATTATAGCTCATGTAGATCATGGTAAAACTACTCTTgttgataaattattaaaacaaGGAGGTGAAATTACAAATAATGATAGAGTAATGGATCATAATGATTTAGAAAGAGAAAGAGGTATAACTATAATGTCTAAAGTGAcaagaataaaatatgatgattattattttaatattgtaGATACCCCTGGACATTCTGATTTTGGTGGAGAAGTTGAAAGAgtattaaatttaattgaTGGAGTATGTTTAATTATAGATGTAGTCGAAGGACCTAAGAATCAAACCAaatttgttttaaaaaaatcattATTAAATCCTTCATGTaaaattattgttattatgaataaatttGATAAGCCAagtaatatgaaaaaaaaagaagaaatagaaAATGAAATTTTTGATCTCTTTGTTGATTTAAATGCTCCTGAAGAATTAATGAATTATCCTATTTTATATGCATCCGCAAAAAATGGATGGTGTACAGATAATTTTGAGGAGgctaaacaaaataatactgaaaaaaatgatgtattagttatatttaaaaagataATAGAATATATTGATTCACCCGTTCATTtgtcaaaaaataataagctTCTTGAAGATAAAAGTACAAACCATTTGATGGATGAAAAGGATAATAGGAATGAAAATTCGGAGCATTCAGAAAAAGTATTTAgagaggaaaaaaaaaaggactatatacaaaatgatgAAACTGATAAAATAGAGGATATCTTACAAGTTGATAAAAAGATGGCATCAAtctcaaataataataataacaaccaTATGTATAACAGTTCTTTAGATTTATCTTCTCAATccattaacaaaaaaaatgagaaagaTAAAATTATGACAGATCTTATTCTGAAGGAACCTTTTTGTATGCTTGTCAGCTTAATAGACCATCAAGAAGGAGTTGGAGTTACTGTGACAGGCAAAATTTTTAAAggtgttataaaaaaaggagaTAGTATTATTGTAAAaagtgaagaaaataaattaagagGACATTGTGTTattaagaatattttttatatgaaaggtctaaaaattgaaaatgtACCTTTTGCAAGTGCAGGAGATATAGTTAATATATCTATTGCTAAAGGTGTTACACCATCAGTGAATGATACTATAACATCTGATGAAAATATGGAAAGCTTAAAAACTAGACCAATAGACCCTCCAGTTCTATGCCTAAAAATATCACAAAATACAAGTCCTTTAACAGGCAAAGATGGGAAGCATATTACATTATCATCTATAGGTAATAGACTTAAGAAAGAAGCAGCAATAAATATAGCTATAGAAATAAGCGAAtctgaaaaaaaagatagtTATGAAGTTAAAGGAAGAGGTGAATTACAATTAGGTATTCTTATAGAAAAATTAAGAAGAGAAGGTTATGAAATGACAATATCATCAccaaatgttatatatactaAAGATGAGAAAGGGAATTTATTA is part of the Plasmodium sp. gorilla clade G2 genome assembly, chromosome: 7 genome and encodes:
- a CDS encoding GTP-binding translation elongation factor tu family protein, putative, whose translation is MLNLWKGLNTYTNKRIRHQYIITNEILIKKKQTRNNHNFNISLEKGWERKLCKNIINYKDVVLKKMEMKISMSSMNIRKCNMLNNINILYNNLNKYVNIYMNNKIKCFNHMNGTRHHYSSKKLNIIDPEKIRNVAIIAHVDHGKTTLVDKLLKQGGEITNNDRVMDHNDLERERGITIMSKVTRIKYDDYYFNIVDTPGHSDFGGEVERVLNLIDGVCLIIDVVEGPKNQTKFVLKKSLLNPSCKIIVIMNKFDKPSNMKKKEEIENEIFDLFVDLNAPEELMNYPILYASAKNGWCTDNFEEAKQNNTEKNDVLVIFKKIIEYIDSPVHLSKNNKLLEDKSTNHLMDEKDNRNENSEHSEKVFREEKKKDYIQNDETDKIEDILQVDKKMASISNNNNNNHMYNSSLDLSSQSINKKNEKDKIMTDLILKEPFCMLVSLIDHQEGVGVTVTGKIFKGVIKKGDSIIVKSEENKLRGHCVIKNIFYMKGLKIENVPFASAGDIVNISIAKGVTPSVNDTITSDENMESLKTRPIDPPVLCLKISQNTSPLTGKDGKHITLSSIGNRLKKEAAINIAIEISESEKKDSYEVKGRGELQLGILIEKLRREGYEMTISSPNVIYTKDEKGNLLEPIEEYHITIPSSMTSNVIEKLNTRKAEIVDIINDDDDNTFIKCICPSRNFFGMRSYLRDISKGTSIINSELKEYKKKQPSYKRDRNGVIISSSSGTTTAFSLDPIQQKGNLFVNENYPTYEGMIIGEHFLSNDIEMNAIKIKPVQHLRNKGHEDTIRINHKNITIEYALSFIQDDEEIEVTPKRIVMRKKILNTEQRKTANRKAKHG